One window from the genome of Pandoraea fibrosis encodes:
- a CDS encoding ABC transporter permease, which translates to MNAIAPQHTTSGAQAPIEPVYRPEIVLEPTPAELSSIQRPLSTFETLYRLSWLRKTVILCVLAIIWEIYGRWLDNALLFPSFTDTLGAFASGLTSGVLLLRAAISLKTLLVGYGIGIALAAVLTTVAISSKIGNDLLETLTAMFNPLPAIALLPLALIWFGLGNGSVIFVLVHSVLWAVALNTHSGFRGVSKTLRMVGQNYGLKRFALVRHVLIPAAFPSILTGLKVGWAFAWRTLIAAELVFGVSSGSGGLGWYIFENRNSLETANVFAGLFFVILIGLAVENLLFARIEKRTLHRWGMQH; encoded by the coding sequence ATGAACGCCATCGCCCCGCAACATACGACGTCCGGCGCACAAGCGCCCATCGAGCCGGTGTACCGGCCCGAGATCGTGCTGGAGCCCACCCCTGCCGAACTCTCCTCGATTCAGCGCCCGCTCTCGACCTTCGAGACGCTCTACCGTCTTAGCTGGCTGCGCAAGACCGTGATCCTGTGCGTGCTCGCCATCATCTGGGAAATTTACGGCCGCTGGCTCGACAACGCGCTGCTGTTCCCGAGCTTCACCGACACCCTCGGCGCATTCGCCAGCGGTCTGACGAGCGGCGTGCTGCTGCTGCGCGCCGCGATCTCGCTCAAGACGCTACTCGTCGGCTATGGCATCGGCATTGCGCTCGCCGCCGTGCTCACGACCGTGGCGATCAGCTCGAAGATCGGCAACGACCTGCTCGAGACACTCACCGCCATGTTCAATCCGCTGCCGGCCATCGCGCTGCTGCCGCTCGCGCTGATCTGGTTCGGACTCGGTAACGGCAGTGTGATCTTCGTGCTGGTGCACTCGGTATTGTGGGCTGTGGCGCTCAACACCCACAGCGGCTTTCGCGGCGTGTCGAAGACCTTGCGCATGGTCGGTCAGAACTACGGGCTCAAGCGATTCGCGCTGGTTCGGCACGTGCTCATTCCGGCCGCGTTTCCGAGCATTCTCACAGGTCTGAAGGTGGGCTGGGCGTTTGCGTGGCGCACGTTGATTGCCGCAGAACTCGTGTTCGGCGTGTCCTCCGGCTCGGGCGGCCTCGGCTGGTACATCTTCGAGAATCGCAATTCGCTCGAGACGGCCAACGTCTTCGCGGGGCTGTTCTTCGTGATTCTGATCGGGCTGGCGGTCGAGAACCTGCTGTTCGCCCGCATCGAGAAACGCACGTTGCATCGCTGGGGAATGCAGCACTGA
- a CDS encoding ABC transporter ATP-binding protein: MQNAPLAGAAGTVSPAVPPLLEIDRVTLQYKTDDYLVTAAQQVSFNVYPGDRFVLLGPSGCGKSTLLKAIGGYLPPVSGEIRLKGRTINEPGPDRMMVFQEFDQLLPWKTVRQNVEFALTASGRLKGREAAERAAHYIEKVGLAKFIDSYPHTLSGGMKQRVSIARGMAMEPDVLLMDEPFAALDALTRRKMQDELLRLWDDTRFTVLFVTHGIDEAIRIGTRILLLSPHPGQVKAELNSIAPDQLGTAHQSALETRIDQLLFAAH; encoded by the coding sequence ATGCAAAACGCCCCCCTTGCGGGCGCCGCCGGGACAGTTTCGCCCGCGGTGCCGCCATTGCTCGAAATCGATCGCGTCACGCTGCAATACAAAACCGACGATTACCTCGTCACCGCCGCGCAACAAGTCAGCTTCAACGTCTATCCGGGCGACCGGTTCGTGCTGCTCGGCCCGTCCGGTTGCGGCAAATCGACGTTGCTCAAGGCCATTGGCGGCTATCTTCCGCCGGTGAGCGGCGAGATTCGGCTCAAAGGCCGCACGATCAACGAGCCCGGCCCCGATCGCATGATGGTCTTTCAGGAGTTCGACCAACTGCTGCCGTGGAAGACCGTGCGTCAGAACGTGGAATTCGCCCTCACCGCGAGCGGCCGCCTGAAAGGTCGCGAAGCCGCCGAGCGTGCCGCGCATTACATCGAGAAAGTCGGACTGGCGAAATTCATCGACAGCTATCCGCATACGCTCTCGGGCGGCATGAAGCAGCGCGTATCCATCGCACGCGGCATGGCAATGGAGCCCGATGTCCTGCTCATGGACGAACCCTTCGCCGCCCTCGACGCTCTCACGCGTCGCAAGATGCAGGACGAACTGCTGCGCCTGTGGGACGACACGCGCTTCACGGTGCTGTTCGTGACACACGGTATCGACGAGGCAATCCGGATCGGCACGCGTATTCTGCTGCTCTCCCCGCACCCCGGTCAGGTCAAGGCCGAACTCAATAGCATTGCGCCCGATCAGCTCGGCACGGCACACCAGAGCGCGCTCGAGACGCGCATCGATCAACTGCTGTTCGCGGCCCACTGA
- a CDS encoding response regulator transcription factor: MRIMLVEDTADVAEAIATQLRRLGHALDCESDGAAAAARIGDDYDLLILDVMLPHVDGFELLKRVRERGLSTRVLMLTACAEIEERVRALDLGADDYLTKPFDFRELEARVRALMRRTGQDATNRLTCANLSLDRKSRGVEIDGQPIELTRREVTLLEILAARPGRIFGKDELMDRLYGDEPAPNANAIEQYVARLRKKLAAAQFQIRTLRGLGYQLVLS, from the coding sequence ATGCGCATCATGCTGGTGGAAGACACCGCCGATGTCGCCGAAGCGATTGCAACCCAATTGCGCAGGCTTGGCCATGCGCTCGATTGCGAGTCGGACGGTGCGGCTGCAGCGGCACGCATCGGCGACGATTATGACCTGTTGATCCTCGACGTCATGTTGCCGCACGTCGACGGCTTCGAGTTGCTCAAGCGAGTGCGTGAGCGTGGGCTATCCACCCGCGTACTGATGCTCACGGCCTGTGCCGAGATCGAAGAGCGGGTGCGTGCCCTCGATCTCGGCGCCGACGATTACCTCACCAAACCTTTCGACTTCCGCGAGCTGGAAGCGCGTGTGCGCGCCCTCATGCGCCGCACCGGGCAGGACGCCACGAACCGGCTCACCTGCGCCAATCTCTCGCTCGATCGCAAGAGTCGCGGCGTCGAAATCGATGGGCAGCCGATCGAACTTACGCGCCGCGAAGTGACGCTGCTGGAAATCCTCGCGGCGCGTCCGGGACGCATTTTCGGCAAGGACGAACTCATGGACCGTCTCTACGGCGATGAGCCCGCACCGAATGCAAACGCCATCGAGCAATATGTCGCGCGTCTGCGCAAGAAACTGGCGGCTGCGCAATTCCAGATTCGCACGTTGCGCGGGCTGGGCTACCAACTCGTGCTGTCATGA